A genomic stretch from Glaciecola nitratireducens FR1064 includes:
- the cysZ gene encoding sulfate transporter CysZ — translation MNNRSGASYFFEGFSLIKTKGLKRFVFVPLFINLLLFSMAFYFLWPQLEIGISYLLNFIPDFLSWLKTALSFILWPIAVISVLLIFALIFGTLANWIAAPFNGLLSEKVERYLSGQDMGNEGLFSAVKDIPRTLGRELSKVLYFLPRAVGFLILFFVLPVIGQILWFLFTAWMMAIQYCDYPFDNHKVAFRQMRDDLNQRRGKCLSFGILVNIFSLIPIVNFIVMPVAICGATSLWVDEFNENRL, via the coding sequence ATGAATAATAGAAGTGGCGCAAGTTATTTTTTCGAAGGATTTTCACTGATCAAAACAAAAGGCCTTAAACGCTTCGTTTTTGTGCCTTTATTTATAAATCTACTGCTATTTTCCATGGCTTTTTACTTTCTATGGCCACAATTGGAGATTGGCATAAGCTATCTTCTCAACTTTATACCTGACTTTCTAAGTTGGTTAAAAACAGCATTGAGTTTCATACTCTGGCCAATTGCCGTTATTTCAGTTTTACTCATCTTTGCTCTTATTTTTGGCACACTAGCCAACTGGATTGCTGCGCCGTTTAACGGTTTGCTGAGTGAGAAAGTGGAACGTTATTTAAGCGGCCAAGATATGGGTAACGAAGGTTTATTCAGCGCGGTAAAAGACATACCAAGAACTTTAGGTCGCGAACTGTCAAAAGTCTTATATTTTTTGCCTCGCGCCGTAGGCTTCTTAATCTTATTTTTCGTGCTGCCTGTTATCGGTCAAATTTTGTGGTTTTTATTCACTGCATGGATGATGGCAATACAATATTGTGATTACCCATTCGATAATCATAAAGTTGCGTTTAGGCAAATGCGAGATGACTTAAATCAACGACGCGGGAAGTGCTTAAGTTTCGGAATACTGGTGAATATTTTCTCACTTATCCCCATCGTTAACTTCATTGTTATGCCGGTTGCTATTTGCGGTGCAACTTCACTGTGGGTCGACGAATTTAACGAAAACCGGCTATAG
- a CDS encoding tetratricopeptide repeat protein, with protein MGLVINYLKALLGVVSICFFLQADTCYSPTRVIPQHLALQNAQAGYLLYPLVKRGNSDAVAALTKLAIDSDDGYWLGLAGELGSSAALYYAAMRSQNPIEIKLWLKNSAEMGHAQSQFEYALLQTSNDEKRLWMQKSAEAGYRPAVISMAKYTFESHDNSQAIIWLEKAALFDASSAFKLANLYWKQDKIKESKLYFNKAAEQSFAPARTALQVIEQHQMKPLSSLLDVAPQGPNCAQTIQFVATTLVSFIQAIAFQDQFEKDKRLADLPLCVLPPIWLQKDSLACSSNFDNEARLGCGLYPLSQLKTPLSFTHMVVFAEQGKANVNNGVMFLDQSDTYSVFVHELAHFAGFVDEYALPESLADYHCSKNLAPNLLLSPPPEAFQIESETGNSRYLPLSRANNWKAAIDAHNQLQVLESNNPVLHHIARSRTCKNTQYESFKPTQQMTFLEYHDVPNIPRVYRTLWRQALINEVNYSAINDNLAIAAFANNDDATAMFWSTL; from the coding sequence GTGGGACTAGTGATTAATTATCTGAAGGCATTGCTGGGCGTCGTCAGCATCTGTTTTTTCTTGCAAGCTGATACGTGCTATTCACCGACGAGAGTTATACCACAACACTTAGCATTGCAGAATGCTCAGGCCGGCTATCTTCTTTATCCCTTGGTAAAACGCGGTAATTCCGATGCAGTAGCTGCATTGACCAAGCTAGCAATTGATTCGGATGACGGTTATTGGCTAGGTTTGGCCGGTGAACTAGGCAGCAGTGCAGCGCTTTACTATGCCGCTATGCGCAGCCAAAATCCCATAGAAATAAAGTTATGGCTGAAAAATTCAGCTGAAATGGGACATGCTCAAAGCCAGTTTGAGTACGCATTGTTACAAACCTCAAATGATGAAAAGCGACTTTGGATGCAAAAATCCGCGGAAGCTGGCTATCGACCAGCCGTTATATCAATGGCAAAATATACATTTGAGTCTCACGATAATTCACAAGCAATAATTTGGTTAGAAAAAGCTGCGTTGTTTGATGCATCTAGCGCTTTCAAGCTTGCAAATTTGTATTGGAAGCAAGATAAAATAAAGGAATCTAAGCTGTACTTTAATAAAGCAGCTGAACAAAGTTTTGCGCCTGCTCGAACGGCTCTGCAAGTTATCGAACAACACCAAATGAAGCCCTTAAGTTCCTTACTGGATGTGGCTCCGCAAGGCCCAAACTGCGCTCAAACAATTCAGTTTGTTGCTACGACTCTGGTTTCATTCATTCAAGCAATTGCGTTCCAAGACCAATTTGAAAAAGATAAAAGACTGGCCGACTTACCTTTGTGTGTCTTGCCACCTATTTGGCTACAAAAGGACAGTTTGGCGTGCAGCAGCAATTTTGATAACGAGGCTAGATTAGGTTGCGGCCTTTATCCGTTAAGCCAGTTAAAAACGCCATTGAGTTTTACACACATGGTTGTGTTCGCTGAGCAAGGTAAAGCGAACGTTAACAATGGCGTCATGTTTCTTGATCAATCGGACACTTATTCGGTTTTTGTGCATGAACTTGCACACTTTGCTGGCTTTGTTGATGAGTATGCGCTGCCGGAAAGTCTGGCGGATTATCATTGCAGCAAAAACTTGGCGCCTAATCTTTTGTTATCACCACCTCCTGAGGCATTTCAAATAGAGAGTGAAACGGGCAATTCCCGTTATTTACCTCTAAGTAGAGCGAATAATTGGAAAGCAGCGATAGATGCGCACAATCAGCTGCAGGTTTTGGAAAGCAACAACCCGGTGTTACATCACATCGCACGCTCTAGGACTTGCAAAAATACTCAATATGAATCTTTCAAGCCGACTCAGCAAATGACCTTTCTGGAATACCATGATGTGCCTAATATCCCAAGGGTTTATCGAACGTTGTGGCGTCAAGCTCTTATTAATGAAGTAAATTATTCTGCTATTAATGACAACTTAGCCATTGCTGCGTTCGCCAACAACGATGACGCCACTGCTATGTTCTGGTCTACGCTATAG
- the nlpI gene encoding lipoprotein NlpI: MKVNKKRIGIGAAVVLLLLLSGCSIKTNDAYGPMGNLLLAEPEPVDARSQMAIARYNHILTQAPLKEDERAELLFQRGMLYDSVGLSGLARYDFMQALELKPDMAEAHNSIGIHYIQQMDFIMAYESFDSTLDINPDYDFAILNRGIALYYGGRAGLAVSDLSRFYEKDKRDPYRVLWSFIVEQSVDRNKALINLAEHRKALDEDNWATTIVDFYLGKVDETAVIAKLVEDVNSQKQLNDRLCEAYFYLGKYHSDIGNKVTAANYFKLSLSTNVFEYVEHRFSRVELSRLREKRKEDSIDSEQKNAEATQ; this comes from the coding sequence GTGAAAGTAAATAAAAAACGCATAGGTATTGGTGCCGCGGTAGTCTTACTTCTTCTACTATCGGGATGCTCAATAAAAACTAACGACGCATATGGACCGATGGGTAACCTTCTGTTAGCCGAACCAGAGCCTGTTGACGCACGCTCGCAAATGGCAATTGCGCGCTATAATCACATCCTTACTCAAGCGCCTTTAAAGGAAGATGAGCGCGCCGAGCTGCTATTTCAACGAGGTATGCTTTATGACAGCGTAGGCTTATCCGGTTTAGCTCGATATGACTTTATGCAGGCACTGGAATTGAAGCCTGATATGGCTGAAGCTCACAATTCAATAGGCATTCATTATATCCAGCAAATGGACTTCATAATGGCCTATGAATCTTTTGACTCAACTTTAGATATAAATCCTGACTACGACTTTGCCATTCTAAATAGAGGTATTGCTCTTTACTACGGCGGTAGAGCGGGCCTCGCTGTATCTGATTTATCTCGATTTTATGAAAAAGATAAACGAGACCCTTATCGTGTTCTCTGGTCATTTATTGTTGAACAAAGCGTCGACCGAAATAAAGCGCTTATAAATCTTGCTGAGCACAGAAAAGCACTGGATGAAGACAATTGGGCAACCACAATCGTTGATTTTTATTTAGGTAAGGTTGATGAAACAGCCGTTATCGCCAAGTTAGTGGAAGATGTTAACAGCCAAAAGCAGCTGAATGATCGATTATGTGAGGCTTATTTTTATTTAGGTAAGTATCACAGCGATATCGGTAATAAGGTGACAGCAGCGAATTACTTTAAGCTGTCGTTAAGCACCAACGTCTTCGAGTACGTTGAACATCGATTTTCTAGGGTAGAGTTATCTAGGCTGCGTGAAAAAAGAAAAGAAGACAGTATAGATTCTGAGCAGAAAAATGCGGAAGCCACCCAATAG
- a CDS encoding DUF1244 domain-containing protein: protein MNEQQRTEVEAAAFRRLVDHLDNNKQVQNIELMLLADFCRNCLSKWYLAAAQDRDFALTDDEAREAIYKMSYGEWKSNHQLPATDEQLAAFNAKSAAKQDK, encoded by the coding sequence ATGAACGAACAACAAAGAACTGAAGTCGAAGCCGCAGCGTTTAGACGCCTCGTCGATCATTTAGACAACAACAAGCAGGTTCAGAACATCGAATTGATGTTGTTAGCAGACTTTTGCAGAAATTGTTTGTCGAAGTGGTATTTAGCCGCGGCACAAGACCGTGATTTTGCATTAACTGATGACGAAGCACGAGAAGCTATTTATAAGATGTCTTACGGCGAGTGGAAATCAAACCATCAACTGCCAGCTACTGATGAGCAATTAGCCGCGTTCAATGCGAAAAGTGCGGCGAAGCAGGATAAATAA
- the pnp gene encoding polyribonucleotide nucleotidyltransferase — protein MTPITKTFQYGQHTVTLETGVIARQATAAVMASMDDTSVLVSVVGKKETKADQGFFPLTVNYQEKAYAAGKIPGGFFKREGRPSESETLIARLIDRPIRPLFPNDFKNEVQIIITVVSANPEIPTDIISLIGTSAALAISGMPFSGPVGAARVGYKDGGYILNTRASEQEESQLDLVVAGTKSAVLMVESEADILSEDVMLGAVMYGHEQSQTVINAITEFAAEVGTESWGWTAPAENTELKAKVKELAEAGMTEAYQISDKMVRKDAITAVTSKALETILEANPAQDPKEASDLLHDLESDVVRSRILAGEKRIDGRDPDTIRALNVATGLLPRTHGSALFTRGETQAIVAATLGTERDAQMLDQLGGMATSRFMLHYNFPPYCVGETGFVGSPKRREIGHGRLAKRGMQAVMPSAEEFPYVVRVVSEITESNGSSSMASVCGTSLALMDAGVPIKASVAGIAMGLVKSDENFVVLSDILGDEDHLGDMDFKVAGTTNGITALQMDIKIEGITHEIMQLALKQAKEARLHILEVMDSAISGHREEMSEYAPRIYTMKVDQDKIRDVIGKGGAMIRSITEASDTNIEIEDDGTIKIFATEKAKADIAIDRIKAVTAEIEVGTVYNGKVMRIVDFGAFVEVLPGKEGLVHISQIAHDRVNKVTDFLEEGQMVDVKVMEIDRQNRIRLSIKELLEKPAPAAPSEGE, from the coding sequence GTGACTCCTATTACTAAAACATTTCAGTATGGTCAGCATACTGTCACCCTAGAAACGGGTGTAATCGCAAGACAAGCAACTGCAGCAGTAATGGCAAGTATGGACGATACGTCTGTATTGGTTTCAGTTGTCGGTAAAAAAGAAACTAAAGCAGATCAAGGTTTCTTCCCATTAACAGTTAACTATCAAGAAAAAGCGTACGCAGCGGGCAAAATCCCTGGTGGCTTCTTCAAACGTGAAGGTCGTCCTTCTGAAAGCGAAACATTAATCGCACGTTTAATTGACCGTCCAATTCGTCCGTTATTTCCAAATGATTTTAAAAATGAAGTGCAAATAATTATTACAGTTGTTTCTGCTAACCCAGAAATCCCAACTGACATTATTTCTTTAATTGGTACTTCTGCTGCACTTGCTATTTCTGGTATGCCTTTCAGTGGCCCAGTCGGTGCGGCGCGCGTTGGTTATAAAGATGGCGGCTATATTTTAAATACTCGTGCCTCTGAGCAAGAAGAAAGTCAGTTAGACCTTGTTGTTGCTGGTACTAAAAGTGCAGTATTGATGGTTGAATCTGAAGCAGACATATTATCTGAAGACGTGATGCTTGGTGCAGTTATGTATGGTCATGAGCAATCTCAAACCGTTATTAACGCAATTACTGAGTTTGCTGCAGAAGTCGGCACAGAAAGCTGGGGCTGGACAGCACCTGCTGAAAATACTGAGTTAAAAGCAAAAGTTAAAGAACTTGCAGAAGCAGGTATGACTGAAGCTTATCAAATTTCTGATAAAATGGTGCGTAAAGATGCGATTACTGCTGTAACAAGCAAAGCATTAGAAACCATTCTTGAAGCCAATCCGGCGCAAGATCCGAAAGAAGCGAGCGACCTACTGCATGACCTAGAAAGCGATGTGGTACGTTCACGTATTCTTGCTGGTGAAAAGCGTATTGACGGACGTGATCCGGACACCATACGTGCACTAAACGTCGCAACTGGCTTGCTGCCAAGAACTCATGGTTCTGCATTATTCACACGTGGTGAAACACAAGCTATCGTTGCTGCAACTTTAGGCACAGAGCGTGATGCTCAGATGCTAGATCAACTTGGTGGAATGGCGACTAGCCGTTTCATGTTGCATTATAACTTCCCTCCATACTGTGTAGGCGAGACTGGTTTTGTTGGTTCACCAAAGCGTCGCGAAATCGGCCATGGTCGTCTAGCGAAACGTGGTATGCAAGCGGTTATGCCTTCTGCTGAAGAATTCCCGTATGTTGTGCGTGTTGTGTCTGAAATTACTGAATCTAACGGTTCATCTTCAATGGCATCGGTTTGCGGTACTTCATTGGCATTAATGGATGCAGGTGTTCCAATTAAAGCTTCTGTTGCTGGTATTGCAATGGGCTTAGTTAAATCTGACGAAAACTTCGTTGTACTTTCTGACATTTTAGGTGATGAAGATCATCTTGGTGACATGGACTTTAAAGTTGCAGGTACTACTAACGGTATTACTGCACTTCAAATGGACATTAAAATTGAAGGTATTACGCATGAGATTATGCAGTTAGCGCTAAAGCAAGCAAAAGAAGCTCGCTTGCATATCCTTGAAGTAATGGATTCTGCAATTTCTGGTCACCGTGAAGAAATGTCTGAATACGCTCCGCGTATATACACAATGAAAGTTGATCAAGACAAAATCCGTGATGTTATCGGTAAAGGCGGCGCAATGATCAGATCGATCACTGAAGCTTCTGACACCAACATTGAAATTGAAGATGACGGCACAATTAAAATCTTTGCAACTGAAAAAGCGAAAGCTGATATTGCTATTGACCGCATCAAAGCTGTTACAGCTGAGATTGAAGTTGGTACAGTGTATAACGGTAAAGTTATGCGTATCGTCGATTTCGGTGCATTTGTTGAAGTGTTACCAGGCAAAGAAGGCCTTGTTCATATCAGCCAAATTGCTCATGACCGCGTAAACAAAGTAACCGACTTCCTTGAAGAAGGCCAAATGGTTGACGTTAAAGTCATGGAAATTGATCGTCAAAATCGTATTCGTTTAAGTATCAAAGAGCTATTAGAAAAACCAGCTCCTGCTGCTCCAAGCGAAGGCGAGTAA
- the nhaR gene encoding transcriptional activator NhaR — MSENLNYKHLHYFWVVATEGSIAKAAEKLFITPQTISGQLSMLEERIGQPLFDRVGRRLRLTETGRLVLRYSDEIFELGKELSDVLRGAPLVGTSEFIISAASALPKTIVYKIIEPALKLSKEVSLICKEGPVESILAELAIHEVDMVLTDTPLSSNLSVRAYNHYLGQSGLTFFASRKVKEQLSGEFPQCLHQAPILLPTKQYAVRQLFDKWSNDNGIFPIIRGQYDDSALMKSFGHAGFGVFFMPTIIEEEVCDSFKVEVVGRLNDVKQKFYAISAERKVTHPAVAAVCNSARDIIFK; from the coding sequence ATGTCTGAAAATTTAAATTATAAACACCTTCACTACTTTTGGGTTGTCGCAACAGAGGGCAGTATTGCGAAGGCTGCGGAAAAACTTTTTATTACTCCTCAAACCATCAGTGGCCAACTAAGCATGCTCGAGGAGCGAATAGGGCAACCGCTGTTCGACCGTGTTGGCCGTCGTTTACGCTTAACAGAAACTGGACGCTTGGTTTTGCGTTATTCTGACGAGATATTTGAATTAGGCAAGGAGCTTAGTGATGTTCTGCGTGGAGCCCCTTTGGTGGGAACGTCAGAGTTCATAATTAGCGCAGCTAGCGCTCTACCTAAAACGATTGTTTACAAAATTATCGAACCAGCGCTAAAGCTCTCAAAAGAAGTTAGCCTGATCTGCAAAGAAGGGCCGGTTGAGTCGATCCTGGCCGAGCTAGCTATCCACGAGGTTGACATGGTGTTGACGGACACGCCCCTGTCTAGCAATTTAAGTGTTCGCGCTTACAACCATTACTTAGGACAGTCTGGTCTGACATTTTTTGCCTCAAGGAAAGTGAAAGAGCAGTTGAGCGGGGAATTCCCGCAATGCTTGCATCAAGCCCCTATTTTATTGCCCACTAAACAGTATGCTGTTAGACAGCTGTTTGATAAATGGTCTAACGATAACGGCATTTTTCCGATAATAAGAGGGCAGTATGATGACAGTGCCTTGATGAAGTCTTTTGGACATGCTGGATTTGGTGTTTTTTTCATGCCAACAATTATTGAGGAAGAAGTTTGCGACAGCTTTAAAGTCGAAGTTGTTGGCCGCCTGAACGATGTAAAACAGAAGTTTTATGCCATTTCAGCTGAGAGGAAAGTCACACATCCCGCCGTTGCCGCTGTATGCAATTCCGCAAGAGATATAATTTTTAAATAG
- a CDS encoding S46 family peptidase: MKKWIIGACALTLVAPFSAALADEGMWQPHQLPDIKKQLVAAGLKLNPDDMSDLSKFPMNAIISLGGCTASFISDQGLVVTNHHCAYRSIQHNSSEKNNLLANGFVAKTKQEELAAAPGSRVYITESLTDVTNKVIGGISPELTGNDYYQAIENNRKKLVAECETDDDYRCSVSSFHGGASYVLIKLLTIRDVRLAYAPPSSIGKFGGDTDNWQWPRQTGDWAFYRAYVGKDGKPADYSEDNIPYSNKAFLKVNAKGVDEGDYVMVLGYPGSTNRYRTAVEVESTFTWTYPTAKLYREEYIDVIKQNSAPDSDERIKYASNIASLANYAKNYGSMVESYKKGDMLARKQRLESDLANWLAKDAQMNAKYGASLVVLNQLIEESDKNKERDLLMSYMGRTTMMSTARSLLRLSHEQEKPDTERERGYQERDLKGYEQSMASINSRYVADIDKALLKHFLAKYVDLPKGQRIATFDKFFEIKDKDLTKATAKIDKMYANTKLGELDTRLAMMAMSEKQLRASDDPFIQYAVSQFDYSMEEEKLSKTLSGKLQQVRPEYMKALIAFKKSRNEAVYADANSTLRITYGNVKGYSPQDGLTATPFTTTEGMLAKYIPEDDEFDLPLKLREAIEAKRYGNYADPKLNSVPVNYLSTLDITGGNSGSPTLNAKGEFVGLVFDGVYESIIGDWDYDPTYNRAIHVSSPFMLWVMDEVDGAENLIEEMEIVR; this comes from the coding sequence ATGAAAAAGTGGATTATCGGTGCATGCGCACTGACATTAGTTGCACCCTTCAGTGCAGCGCTAGCCGACGAAGGGATGTGGCAGCCGCATCAACTCCCTGATATCAAAAAGCAACTCGTAGCAGCAGGGTTGAAATTAAACCCAGATGATATGTCTGATCTGTCAAAATTCCCAATGAATGCCATAATTAGCCTTGGTGGATGTACTGCGAGCTTTATCTCTGATCAAGGTTTGGTGGTGACTAATCATCATTGTGCGTATCGTTCGATACAACATAATAGTTCAGAAAAGAATAATTTACTCGCTAATGGCTTTGTGGCCAAAACAAAGCAAGAAGAGTTGGCGGCAGCACCTGGTAGTCGGGTATATATCACAGAGTCGTTAACGGATGTTACTAACAAAGTCATCGGCGGTATTTCTCCAGAGTTGACTGGTAATGATTATTATCAAGCAATTGAAAATAACCGTAAAAAGCTCGTTGCTGAGTGTGAAACGGACGATGATTATCGTTGTTCTGTTTCAAGTTTTCATGGCGGTGCGAGTTACGTGTTGATAAAATTACTGACCATTAGAGACGTGCGCTTAGCATATGCGCCACCGTCAAGTATTGGCAAATTTGGTGGCGATACTGACAATTGGCAGTGGCCTCGTCAAACCGGTGATTGGGCATTCTATCGTGCCTACGTTGGTAAAGATGGTAAGCCAGCGGATTATAGCGAAGACAATATTCCTTACAGCAATAAAGCGTTCCTAAAAGTGAATGCTAAAGGTGTTGATGAGGGTGACTATGTCATGGTTTTAGGCTATCCGGGCAGCACAAACCGTTATAGAACCGCGGTGGAAGTTGAAAGCACCTTCACTTGGACTTACCCAACAGCCAAGTTATACCGAGAGGAGTATATTGATGTTATTAAGCAAAACTCTGCTCCAGACAGTGATGAACGCATTAAATATGCTAGTAACATAGCCAGCTTAGCAAACTATGCGAAAAACTACGGCTCGATGGTAGAGAGTTATAAGAAGGGCGATATGTTAGCTCGCAAGCAACGCTTAGAATCTGATTTGGCGAATTGGCTAGCGAAAGATGCACAAATGAACGCTAAATACGGCGCAAGTTTAGTTGTACTTAACCAATTAATCGAAGAGTCTGATAAAAATAAAGAACGTGACCTTTTGATGAGCTACATGGGCCGAACCACCATGATGTCGACGGCGAGAAGCTTGCTTCGATTATCTCATGAGCAGGAAAAACCAGATACTGAACGAGAACGGGGTTATCAAGAGCGAGATTTGAAAGGCTACGAGCAATCGATGGCCTCGATTAACTCACGCTATGTTGCAGATATTGATAAAGCGCTTCTTAAGCATTTTTTAGCTAAATATGTCGATTTGCCAAAAGGGCAGCGTATTGCAACTTTTGACAAATTCTTTGAAATAAAAGATAAAGACTTGACCAAAGCTACGGCCAAAATTGACAAAATGTACGCCAACACTAAGCTGGGTGAGTTAGATACCCGTCTTGCTATGATGGCAATGTCAGAAAAACAGCTACGTGCAAGTGATGACCCTTTCATTCAATATGCGGTAAGCCAATTTGACTACAGCATGGAAGAAGAAAAGCTCAGCAAAACACTGTCAGGAAAACTACAGCAAGTTCGACCTGAGTATATGAAAGCCCTGATTGCATTCAAAAAGTCGCGTAATGAAGCTGTATACGCTGATGCTAACAGTACGCTGCGCATCACTTATGGCAATGTTAAAGGCTATAGTCCGCAGGATGGTTTAACAGCCACGCCTTTTACTACCACTGAGGGTATGTTGGCTAAGTATATTCCAGAGGATGATGAATTTGATTTGCCTTTAAAGCTGCGTGAAGCGATCGAGGCCAAACGCTATGGTAACTATGCTGATCCAAAACTGAACTCGGTTCCAGTCAACTATCTAAGTACTTTAGATATTACGGGTGGTAATTCAGGCTCACCGACATTAAATGCGAAGGGTGAGTTTGTTGGATTGGTGTTTGACGGCGTATATGAGTCTATTATTGGTGATTGGGATTATGACCCAACATACAATCGAGCTATCCATGTAAGCAGCCCATTCATGCTGTGGGTTATGGATGAGGTAGACGGCGCTGAAAACTTGATAGAAGAAATGGAAATTGTAAGATAA
- the secG gene encoding preprotein translocase subunit SecG yields the protein MLEQVLIVGYLVVALLLIGFVLIQQGKGADMGASFGAGGSNTVFGSSGSGNFMTKTTAVLATCFFVISLLLGSIAASKNETVDEFDNLEVPVVEEPVSSEIPTLSTEMPAASDVPAATEEDKKQEDIPN from the coding sequence ATGTTAGAACAAGTATTAATTGTAGGTTATTTAGTTGTTGCATTGTTATTGATTGGATTTGTTTTAATCCAGCAAGGTAAAGGCGCTGATATGGGCGCGTCGTTTGGTGCTGGCGGCTCTAATACTGTGTTTGGTTCGTCAGGTTCAGGTAATTTTATGACAAAAACGACCGCAGTATTAGCGACTTGTTTTTTCGTTATCAGCTTACTTCTAGGTTCAATTGCTGCAAGTAAAAATGAAACAGTAGACGAATTCGACAATCTCGAGGTTCCAGTAGTAGAAGAGCCAGTTAGTTCGGAAATTCCGACACTAAGCACTGAGATGCCGGCTGCATCGGATGTACCAGCAGCAACTGAAGAAGACAAAAAACAAGAAGATATTCCAAATTAG